One part of the Anaeromyxobacter sp. Fw109-5 genome encodes these proteins:
- a CDS encoding DUF4912 domain-containing protein: protein MADLRKMTVESLRELARKVLGPGQSRKTKKELVAALEAAERKAAPEAKRTTGAKARAAASRAAETTGKAVRAAKKAGKAAKEGARAAARASKTAAASVSGGMRDAAKGVRPPKAKVAKVAAAIAGAAAGAAAGAMAGVAAGVSAARARRRKIGNGKPGGIAPDPEGYFVARVRGEEAVREAPYPMTETTADVPEAFRAVELAEEGFEGGEVYEEQLGELPWGYGDDAFVALPRDPRTLFLYWDFAQETARGAFAGLEHPRVELRVFARDGGGWEPVRTVEFALESRGYYVHDLTPGRVYRAEIHAVDRRGQQRQLGRGSNEMMLPPLGPSAVIDDRFIRIPWEVPLGRLLGPGHAGGPFSAEARALLARLSDWSRFAGRPGGGSAGGVGGRPTSPAVSSPSSPFGGFGPGEGA from the coding sequence ATGGCCGATCTCAGGAAGATGACCGTCGAGAGCTTGCGCGAGCTCGCCCGGAAGGTGCTCGGTCCGGGGCAGTCCCGGAAGACGAAGAAGGAGCTCGTCGCCGCGCTCGAGGCGGCGGAGCGGAAGGCAGCCCCCGAGGCGAAGCGCACCACCGGCGCGAAGGCGCGCGCGGCGGCGAGCCGCGCCGCCGAGACCACGGGCAAGGCCGTCCGTGCCGCGAAGAAGGCCGGGAAGGCGGCGAAGGAGGGCGCGCGCGCGGCGGCCCGCGCCAGCAAGACGGCGGCAGCCAGCGTCTCCGGGGGAATGCGCGACGCCGCCAAGGGGGTCAGGCCGCCCAAGGCGAAGGTCGCGAAGGTCGCCGCGGCGATCGCGGGCGCCGCGGCAGGCGCCGCGGCCGGCGCGATGGCCGGCGTGGCGGCGGGCGTCTCCGCCGCCCGCGCGAGGCGCCGGAAGATCGGCAACGGGAAGCCCGGCGGCATCGCGCCGGATCCCGAGGGGTACTTCGTGGCGCGCGTGCGCGGCGAGGAGGCGGTGCGCGAGGCGCCTTACCCGATGACCGAGACCACCGCGGACGTGCCGGAGGCGTTCCGCGCCGTCGAGCTCGCCGAGGAGGGCTTCGAGGGCGGCGAGGTCTACGAGGAGCAGCTCGGGGAGCTGCCCTGGGGATACGGCGACGACGCGTTCGTCGCCCTGCCGCGCGATCCGCGGACCCTCTTCCTCTACTGGGACTTCGCGCAGGAGACCGCGCGGGGCGCGTTCGCAGGCCTGGAGCACCCGCGCGTCGAGCTGCGCGTCTTCGCGCGCGACGGCGGCGGATGGGAGCCGGTGCGCACGGTCGAGTTCGCCCTCGAGTCGCGCGGGTACTACGTGCACGACCTCACGCCGGGTCGCGTCTACCGCGCCGAGATCCACGCGGTGGACCGCCGCGGCCAGCAGCGCCAGCTCGGCCGTGGCTCGAACGAGATGATGCTGCCGCCGCTCGGGCCCTCCGCGGTGATCGACGATCGCTTCATCCGCATCCCGTGGGAGGTGCCGCTCGGGCGGCTGCTCGGGCCCGGCCACGCGGGCGGCCCGTTCTCGGCGGAGGCGCGCGCGCTGCTCGCGCGGCTCAGCGACTGGTCGCGCTTCGCCGGCCGCCCCGGCGGCGGCAGCGCCGGCGGCGTGGGTGGCCGGCCGACCTCGCCGGCGGTGTCGTCGCCGAGCTCTCCCTTCGGAGGCTTCGGGCCCGGGGAGGGCGCGTAG
- a CDS encoding glycoside hydrolase family 57 protein, giving the protein MAHEVLGYVVLHLHAHLPFVRHPEYDEFLEEDWLYEAISETYLPLLKIFDRATDEGIPFRISMTMTPPLVAMLRDELLMARYARRLDTLCELADKEVHRTRNDGTFHGLALHYQREFRELRELFNDRYRRDLVGAFRRLEEAGRLEIVTCGATHGFLPLMQPYPEAVRAQIAVAARHHRRHFGKDPVGIWLPECGYFPGADAFLAEENIRYFFVDTHGVTDATPRPRYGVYAPIYTPTGPAAFGRDAESSMQVWSSESGYPGDPDYREFYRDVGWDLDYEYVKPYIQPTGQRKNVGIKYFRITGKTAHKEPYDPVRARERAAQHAGNFMFNRERQIEHLASRMGGVRPIVVSPYDAELYGHWWYEGPLFIDFLIRKIAFDQRIFRLATPSDYLRENPEQQLATPPLCSWGAGGYAGVWLDGSNDWIYRHLHKAAERMIALARDYREPSELERRALDQAARELLLAQSSDWAFIMKTGTMVDYAIRRTKEHVLRFTKLHDQLRAGQIDPEWLAHAESRDNLFPEIDYRLYAPR; this is encoded by the coding sequence ATGGCGCACGAGGTCCTCGGCTACGTCGTCCTCCACCTGCACGCCCACCTGCCGTTCGTTCGTCACCCCGAGTACGACGAGTTCCTCGAGGAAGACTGGCTCTACGAGGCGATCAGCGAGACGTACCTGCCGCTGCTCAAGATCTTCGATCGGGCGACGGACGAGGGGATCCCGTTCCGGATCTCGATGACCATGACGCCGCCGCTCGTCGCCATGCTCCGCGACGAGCTGCTCATGGCGCGCTACGCGCGCCGGCTCGACACGCTGTGCGAGCTCGCGGACAAGGAGGTCCACCGCACCCGGAACGACGGGACGTTCCACGGCCTCGCCCTCCACTACCAGCGGGAGTTCCGCGAGCTGCGCGAGCTCTTCAACGATCGCTACCGCCGCGACCTGGTCGGCGCGTTCCGGCGGCTCGAGGAGGCGGGCCGGCTCGAGATCGTCACCTGCGGCGCGACGCACGGGTTCCTGCCGCTCATGCAGCCGTACCCGGAGGCGGTGCGGGCGCAGATCGCGGTGGCCGCCCGCCACCACCGCCGCCACTTCGGCAAGGATCCCGTGGGGATCTGGCTGCCCGAGTGCGGCTACTTCCCGGGCGCCGACGCGTTCCTCGCCGAGGAGAACATCCGCTACTTCTTCGTGGACACGCACGGGGTCACGGACGCGACGCCGCGGCCGCGCTACGGCGTGTACGCCCCCATCTACACCCCCACCGGCCCGGCCGCCTTCGGACGCGACGCCGAGTCGTCGATGCAGGTGTGGAGCTCCGAGTCGGGCTACCCGGGCGACCCCGACTACCGGGAGTTCTACCGGGACGTCGGCTGGGACCTCGACTACGAGTACGTGAAGCCGTACATCCAGCCCACCGGCCAGCGCAAGAACGTCGGCATCAAGTACTTCCGCATCACCGGCAAGACCGCCCACAAGGAGCCGTACGACCCGGTCCGCGCGCGCGAGCGGGCCGCCCAGCACGCGGGGAACTTCATGTTCAACCGCGAGCGGCAGATCGAGCACCTCGCCTCGCGCATGGGCGGGGTGAGGCCGATCGTGGTCTCGCCGTACGACGCGGAGCTCTACGGCCACTGGTGGTACGAGGGGCCGCTCTTCATCGACTTCCTCATCCGCAAGATCGCCTTCGACCAGCGCATCTTCCGGCTCGCCACGCCCAGCGACTACCTGCGCGAGAACCCGGAGCAGCAGCTCGCCACCCCGCCGCTCTGCTCCTGGGGCGCGGGGGGCTACGCGGGCGTGTGGCTCGACGGCTCGAACGACTGGATCTACCGGCACCTGCACAAGGCCGCGGAGCGGATGATCGCCCTCGCCCGCGACTACCGCGAACCGAGCGAGCTCGAGCGGCGCGCGCTCGACCAGGCCGCGCGCGAGCTGCTCCTCGCCCAGTCCTCGGACTGGGCCTTCATCATGAAGACCGGGACGATGGTGGACTACGCGATCCGCCGCACGAAGGAGCACGTGCTCCGCTTCACGAAGCTGCACGACCAGCTCCGCGCCGGCCAGATCGATCCGGAGTGGCTGGCCCACGCGGAGTCGAGAGACAACCTCTTCCCCGAGATCGACTACCGGCTGTACGCCCCGCGGTAG